DNA sequence from the Hemibagrus wyckioides isolate EC202008001 linkage group LG20, SWU_Hwy_1.0, whole genome shotgun sequence genome:
AATTCACTGCTCTGTTAATCCACTGTCAATTTTTGTAAGCAAATGAGATCCAAATAGGTgccaaattaaaagaaaaacatgaataaatgacGCTTGCATTGTTTGCATAAATGCAGATACTTGTAACACAAGCCTCTAAAATCTCTTTCTGAATGTTCAGGGGATAATAGTTAGGTATAATGTAAGGGCTCTATTTTATTCCCACAATTGCATGTCTATTCTCATTCATCCAGCAGTGTTTTAACAGAAATGGTAtgaccacacactcactgaccacaTGCTCTTAGTTTTGCATGCTTGAGATCAGacgtctgtctctgtctgacttatttactgatttCGATGGAAGTCTGGGGGTGTTTGGAAAATGCTGAGCGTGTATATTGTACATGACATCACTAGAAACCATCAAACGTGCACTTCCTCTTGGTGATGTATTTCCTCAACTCCTGGACTGGACAACTGTCTGATGTCCTCATCATAATTATATATAGAACAGGGAACAAAAACTCTTTTCAGACAGACCAAAAATTAATATTgggttttaattttattctttgaattttatgaacatggtaaaagattttttagtaaccactttaaaaaaaaaaaacgtatctGTTTTGCTTTGCCACAGTTTCACTCTCTGGCCCCGATGTACTACAGAGggtctgctgctgctgtcatTGTGTATGACATCACCAAACAGGTAAGCTCCTCTACACAGTTTTACACTTGTACAGATAAGTAACATGTGGTTTCTTTAGCTTTACAGTATGTCTGTCTTTGGACAATTTTGCTTATTTACTTCCAGTGCAAATTTATACACACTTGAAGTGCTTCagttacatacagtatatacaccgatcaggcataacattatgagcagtgagaggtgaagtgaataaaactgatgatctcctcatcatggcacctgttagtgggtgggatatattaggcagcaagtgaacattttgtcctcaaagttgatgtgttagaagcaggaaaaatggacaagcataaggaattgagcgagtttgacaagggccaaattgtgatgactagaccactggatcagagcatctccaaaactgcagctcttgtggggtgttcccggtctgcagtggtcagtatcaccaaggctcattgatgcatgttgGATCAAAGGCTGGCCcttgtgatctgatccaacagacaagctgctcaaattactgaagaagttaatgctggttctgatagaaaggtgccagaatacacagtgcatcacagtttgttgtgtatggagctcCGTAGCTgtagaccagtcagggtgcccatgctgaccctgtGCCCTGCCAGAATTGctaacaatgggcacgtgagcatcagaactggaccacggagcaaagGAAAaagatggcctggtctgatgaatcacattttgtGGATgaccgggtgcgtgtgcgtcacttgcctggggaacacatggcacaggtgccacgatgaagtaaataacactggtTATCTTCTCATCTGTCACTGgccgtaatgttatgcctgatcagtatacaTATAAATTTAGTTGTGGATATATGCACTGATCATCACACTTCATACTTATTTTGTCCTTCTGTTCATTTGTTGTAATAGATTTATTTGCCATACTTGCTGCAAatatatttgtcacatacattactgTCACTTTGGAGAATTGGAGAGTCTCTTCTCTCTGCAGGACTCCTTTCAGACCTTGAAAAAGTGGGTGAAGGAGCTAAAGGAGCATGGCCCAGAGGATATTGTGGTGGCAATTGCAGGAAATAAGAATGACCTGGGTGATATACGGTGAGCATCTCTTGCAGCCTGAGCTGCGCTGGCTCTTTGTCTGCAGTCCAGAATAATTTTAGATATGAAAAAGTTGTACTATGTGGTATCAGTAAGTCCTCAGACCCAATGGTGGAATTGTAAAAAATTCTTCAAGGGGTTTGGGTGATTCAAACAATATGGGAACTAAACCAGTCCTACCCAGGTGAATATTAAAATCAGGCGATGCAGAAACAACACACATGAACCATTTAGTTGGCTGGCTATCCTTGAATATACTTCTTTATTAACTTTGGAtctttttcttattcttatttttttaaaaattgttcttGTATATGGATTGGCTTtccctttacttttttttttgctttgtattTCCTGTCAAACTGAGTAGAGTTTGATATCTTTGGAGTTGCATCGCTGACCCAGTTATGTTGCATTTTTGCAGGGAAGTTCCCACAAAAGACGCCAAGGAATTTGCTGAGTCAATCGCAGCCATATTCATTGAAACCAGTGCTAGGAATGCTGTCAATGTTGAGGAACTCTTTCAAAGTATAAGTAAGTGTCGCTCGAATCTGTCCTAATAACCTCCTGTATGAAATATTTGCCTGtcctaatattattattattttatgaaaaGCTTCCTGATTGCTGGCAATTCTCGATCATGCAAATACGCTAAAACTGTAGaaaccattaaaaaataaagaaaacctcTCTATGAGTAAGCAGACAGAGGAGAGGTTGGAACGCGTTAATCAGTTATCCCAATGTTTGCTCTGCAGGTCGGCAGATCCCCCCTCTGGAGAACACGGACGTGGACAGCAATGAATCATTCAAAATCACACGCCAGCCGCTTCCATCATCTAGACGCTGCTGTTAGAGGAGTGAGAACTTTGGCTTCCTCATAGCTGGATATTTAATTTAGCTTTATAACCACCATAACCTATAACCTTAAAGCTAGCCTGACTTTAGTGCTGAAGTACGAAAGAGTATAGATTCAGCAGTTTTAAGCATATAGTAGTTTATAACGAGTTTACAAAAGGACACAAAGCAAGATTCAACATTTCCAGTGTTTAGTGCGAGGCAATGGAGCAGGGTTAGCTGGCTAACTCTGTAAGATTCACTTCATCAGGTGTAGAGCCATAGAGCTTATAGCATTGGTGTCAGAATCCAGTGCTGTAACTCTATAGTCCCGAACACGACCGTGAAGACACACCGTAAAGCCCGATCGTGCTGTTTTAAAGTCTTCGTTTAATGCTGAGCCAGTATCAGCTCaccatgttttaaaaaaacgCTCAGACTGTTTACATGTACCTTTTATAATCAGGTACTTTACCAACTGACCGCTATAATATCCACAATATGTAGAATATAATCACAGCATATCTTGTCAATTTAAAGGCAGATTCCACATCAGAGCAAAATGCATCTATTTGATTTagtttgttttcacactgcacaaaaTTAAAAGCCTTTAAGATCGAAAAGTTCTGCACAAAGAACTCCCGCAAATCAGAGAGGGCGATAATCGAGGATCGATAAATGATTcgataattatattaataactaAACTATTTGTTTAGTTCATCTCTCATTCAAATACctttttcacactgcaggagCAAAGACGCTGCCCAAGTGAAAGCGCCATAAGAGGTGAAATTTAATAAGAAACcaagttaactaattaaatATGAACCACATAGGAAGTAACCACTGCTCCGTGCTCAGTCACAGGTAGACGGTTAAGGATATAAAAGAGTCCCGGCATCTAATGAGTTTTAAAAAAGCCGCACGTTATATCTGAgatttacaattttattattcCTCTCTGAATCCAGTCTAAGCACTAATGTCATTTTAACAGGAGACATTCCAAGGTGAATGATGACCGATTGTGACCGATCTCTCCTCATTCTTCATTGTCTTTGGCCCGTTTAACGTCATATCGAGCTTGAACACATGGCCAAATGTCAGCAGAATACATTTATAGGGAATGTACAGTTTGTCAGAAGCGAgtgtggtgttcaggtgtgatttttAAATAGTTCATGCAATTTGTCACCAATTTATCATTTTGTCGCCAATAACTTGTACAGAATGCTCAATTATCCAAAATACTTGGAACGATTACTAATCCATGAAGTGTCTTAAAAGCGTGATACTGTGAGAGATGAAGATGCTAACAACTTGTAGTAATTAGCACTGTCTGTTGAATGTGCATGCCATCCAAGTGCCTTAAGTATTTAGCTGTAAAAGTCGATATTGTTTAATATGTTGGTTTTAGCAATCAGACATTGATGTATTTATCATGTACTCTAGGAACTGAAACTGTAAACTAATCATTGTCCGTAATGGCCCTAAAATTGTCTTTTATATTACGTTACATGTTATGTAGTGTTACAGTCAAGTGCAGATGTTTGCACCCtcacgtttttttgttttttttttttgcataaggGAAAAGTGTATGTTAAAATCACCTGCAAAATAAATTCGGGCAGATGCCACCTCACAGCTGTTCAATCCTCGTTCCCATGCTCTCCTCCATGTCCGGCTTCTCTAGGTTTCCTCCATGCCAGCAGGTGGATTGGAGATGCTAAACTGCCACCAAGTGTGAGTGTAACTGCTGTTGCACTGCTAACCCATCCATGCAGTGGTGCTAATATTGATTTATTCCAAATCTTTTGATTCAGTTTACCAAAAAGATTCATTCAGTAATCAGTACATAATTTTTGGATTTCTGAATCTCCAGTATTATGTTATGTGACATCCTCCAGATTCACAGtaaccctgaccagaataaagcacttAGTGACGACGAAtgaatgactaaaaataatttcgagaaataattaaatgtcTGTGTCTTCTAAACATAATTCAGAAAAATAATTGATCATGTCAAGGTTTTGCCAAGATCCAGTCAGACTCCCGAGGTGGTATAAAGAAAAAGTCATGTTTAATAATTGAGTTaaaacatcataaaaaaaacactcatcATGCAGTTAGACAGTTGCttataaaacattttgtccCAAGTGGGTGTAAACATTTGCATGTGGCTATAAATGTGGTTATTATTTTGATAATTAAAGCCAGAAACACCGTTTCTAGTTAAAGACTGTGATGAGTGAACATCCACCAGGGGGcagtgtgagtttaaatcctaaAACAATGCTgggtctctctctttagatgTGAAGTCTTGTTCCCCCCAGTGCCTTTATTGTGTCCCTGATTCGTGTTGTTGTTGCTTCGTCATAAGAAACGTGCATTAATATTTCCAGCTTGCAGATTCAGTGAATCATGAGGAGATCAGAGTCTCAAACTGAAGTCACTTTCAGTCGAAACAGCAGGTTCGTGTTACTAAGCCACGTCACAGGTCTCGTAATTGTGTTAACCACTAAGAGTGGGAAAATTAGATCTGAAATAGTTACAGCGTTAAGGATGGCGTGTGTCAGGATTTAATAAAACAGGGTTTACTTCTACAGAACAAACCCAGAGGAAAACCTTTTAACACATAAATCCTAATTCTGTCTGTTATTTGATATCAGTCTTCTCCATCTCTTATCTGCTACAACAGAACGactaaggcaaaaaaaaatgtctttgctTGATGTATGCCTAAGCATTAATTACCATACTGCCTATACTAGTGATGAGCAACAATGCCcttattatttacataaattatTTACATCTGAATGCTGATCAGATTTTGTAATATGCAGTTTGTTAATAAATATGCACAGTAACTTGTAACCttgctattttttttgtatttaattctaTAGAGAATATTGAAAAATATAAAGATACAGTATGTAATTCACCTTCCAGGAGATACGGTAATTGGGGGGGAGTGGGGGTCTAGAGATACGTCTCTAGAGATTGGTTAGAGGTCGGTTGCACAGTTTCCTGTTTAATGAACCTGAGGTGCTAAGAGACCTGAGATTATTCTTCcaaaaaaacagatttacaaatatgttttaaaaatgacagaTCAGCGCATCAACAtgtttacaccgatcagacataacattatgaccacctgccttatattgtgttgatccctcttttgctgccaatacagccctgacccgtcatgcactgtgtatactgacacctttctatcagaaccagcattaccaGCATGAAcattggccgcccatgaccctgtcgtcggttcacctctgttccttccttggtccacttttgatagatactgaccactgcagaccgggaacaccccacaagagctgcacttttggagatgctctgatccagtggtctagccatcatgATTTGGCCCTttgttaaactcgctcaaatccttacacttgtccatttttcctgcttctaacacatcaacattgaggacaaaatgttcacctgctgcctaatatatcccacccactaacaggtgccatgatgaggagatcatcattgTTATTCACAGCAcctgtcagtagtcataatgttatgcctgatcagtgtatcttgAATGACTGACAGTTGCACAGGGGTTGGGACGCTCAGAAATGTCTTGGAAGCCCTGCCTCTGGCCCACCATCTCACATTAGTGATATTTTGGGTTCTTATTTTGGATATGAAAACAATGATGCAGTGACATCTCTTTATGataagataaaagaaaaatgtttaaattcattaatatgAAAACTTGAGTtgtttgaattattttataatatttggtATTACCCTCGTCATTGTGTTATAATtagcattatattaaaaaaaatttaaataacagGTTACCAAAATTTCATCCATTCAAAAAAGGCCAAAATTCTTCTCCTGATTTTCACCTGAAAGtggaaaattaaaaataaaacagaatagaCCTACATTATTAACAAATTTTCATGATAATGATTATTAGAGGTACAGTAGTGGTACAGTTTATTAGTAAGTACAGCTTTAATGAACTGAATCTCTAAAAGTCTGATATAAGGACACgtctttaatttcttttttgtgGAACTTCCTGACCCGGTCCCCAAAAAGAAGAAGGTGTTACGCTTATTGTAGTAACACTTATTAGAAGTATGATTGTGCATTTATCAGTGTCTTTTCCTATCCTTCAAGGAAATCCATGCACGGCGTAGTGGGAATAATGGGAGGTAATTGTCTTGTGCTCATGGTCTGATGAAGGTCATTTGCAAGTAAATGGCCGTCTTGATTAAATTGGTTTTGCTTGTGTTGCCGAGGAAGTGTTGAAACTCCTGACTCCGTCTCAGACAGATGTTTCTC
Encoded proteins:
- the rab31 gene encoding ras-related protein Rab-31, producing the protein MAIRELKVCLLGDTGVGKSSIVCRFVQDHFDHNISPTIGASFLTKTVPCGNELHKFLIWDTAGQERFHSLAPMYYRGSAAAVIVYDITKQDSFQTLKKWVKELKEHGPEDIVVAIAGNKNDLGDIREVPTKDAKEFAESIAAIFIETSARNAVNVEELFQSISRQIPPLENTDVDSNESFKITRQPLPSSRRCC